One stretch of Rissa tridactyla isolate bRisTri1 chromosome 21, bRisTri1.patW.cur.20221130, whole genome shotgun sequence DNA includes these proteins:
- the GUCA1A gene encoding guanylyl cyclase-activating protein 1 gives MGNMDGKAVEEMSTTECHQWYKKFMTECPSGQLTLYEFKQFFGLKNLSPDANKYVEQMFETFDFNKDGYMDFMEYVAALSLVLKGKVDQKLRWYFKLYDVDGNGCIDRGELLNIIKAIRAINRCNETMTAEEFTNMVFDKIDINGDGELSLEEFMEGVQKDEVLLEILTRSLDLTHIVRLIQNDGKNPHEPEQEAEAAH, from the exons ATGGGGAACATGGACGGGAAAGCCGTGGAGGAGATGAGCACCACCGAGTGCCACCAGTGGTATAAGAAGTTCATGACGGAGTGTCCTTCTGGCCAGCTCACCCTCTATGAGTTCAAACAGTTTTTTGGCTTGAAAAACCTGAGTCCGGACGCGAACAAATACGTTGAGCAAATGTTTGAGACGTTTGACTTCAATAAG GATGGCTACATGGATTTCATGGAGTACGTGGCAGCTCTGAGTCTGGTCCTGAAAGGGAAGGTGGATCAGAAGCTGCGATGGTATTTCAAGCTCTACGATGTGGACGGGAACGGCTGCATTGACCGGGGAGAATTGCTAAACATCATCAAA gcTATTCGAGCCATCAACCGGTGCAACGAAACGATGACGGCCGAGGAATTCACAAACATGGTGTTTGACAAAATTGATATCAACGGAGATG GCGAGCTCTCCCTGGAGGAGTTCATGGAGGGTGTGCAAAAGGATGAGGTGCTGCTGGAGATCCTCACCCGCAGCCTGGACCTGACACACATCGTCCGGTTGATCCAGAATGATGGAAAGAACCCGCACGAGCCGGAGCAGGAGGCGGAGGCTGCCCACTAG